The following proteins are encoded in a genomic region of Reichenbachiella sp.:
- a CDS encoding TonB-dependent receptor: MKNYYQLVFSLLFGMGILLSLPTSSVYAQGSLVSGTIKDAESGEPIPGVNVVAKGTSNGAVTDIDGNYSVNVDSNTILVISYVGFETQEIAVGTRSTIDIDLGYDVSQLGEVVVIGYGEVDRGDVTGSVVAIDSDDFNKGAISTPQELLMGKVAGVVVTAPTGQPGGNSTIRIRGGSSLRASNDPLIVVDGVPLTNKSIDGFANPLATVNPNDIETFTVLKDASATAIYGSRASNGVILITTKRGSSGQDLQVSYNGNLSLGVPIEYTDVYSGEEFRQVVANHTVDPSITTPLLGNGNTDWQNEVYRNAISTDHNVSLTGSLNSMPYRASVGYTNQNGMLKESNMERTTLSIGASPSLLDGDLTFDINLKGMLTDNNFSNDGAIGASTSFDPSQSIYDENSPYGGYFTWVNEVDGTPNFIATDNPVAMINQKDNTSQVARSIGNVSTTYRMPFLPELKAVVNAGYDYYKSEGTDNTDSTAAFSYREPQNNVKSYEVIGKNELLDAYLNYSKDLSSIDSKLDVTAGYSWQHFYEEKENANRPWEANDSGEYIGSDTTVDKTESYLVSFFGRVNYTFKGKYLVTGTLRRDGSSRFSDDNRWGLFPSVAVAWQMGEESFLQSVDALDELKIRAGYGITGQQDITDNDYPAIASYNGSTANSQYGFGGQLYQLWKPLAYDPNIKWEETTTINAGLDFSFLGNRISGSFDYYQRTTDDLLNEIPVPVGTNFANRVVTNVGSLENQGYEISLNGYPISNGNMSWQIGVNFSKNTNKITKLTAFSDPDYIGYEVGEIDGGSNNRVQINSVGYPTNSFYLFQQVYDNEGMPIEGLYVDRSGQGGQVDGNDLNRYHLGNPAPDFLIGISSRFAYKNFDFSFAGRLSVGNDVYNNIASSKGLYANLYNQSGYLSNISTFVEESQFFNAQYKSDFYLEDGSFFRMDNISAGYNFPKVFSDKITARVSFTVQNAFLITNYSGLDPEINDALAPGIDKNVYPRPRTYVLGVNFNF; encoded by the coding sequence ATGAAGAACTATTACCAGTTAGTTTTCAGTTTGCTGTTTGGAATGGGGATCTTACTTTCTCTTCCTACTTCCAGTGTCTACGCACAGGGAAGTCTAGTATCTGGAACAATCAAAGATGCAGAGTCCGGCGAGCCCATCCCCGGAGTAAATGTAGTTGCAAAGGGTACCTCGAATGGTGCTGTTACTGATATTGATGGGAATTACAGCGTAAATGTAGATTCCAACACAATTCTTGTGATCTCTTATGTGGGATTTGAAACACAAGAAATCGCTGTTGGTACTCGTTCAACAATCGACATTGACCTCGGGTATGATGTGTCTCAGTTGGGTGAAGTTGTGGTTATCGGCTACGGTGAAGTTGATAGAGGAGATGTGACTGGTTCAGTAGTTGCTATTGACTCTGATGACTTTAATAAGGGTGCTATCTCAACTCCTCAGGAGCTACTCATGGGTAAGGTGGCCGGTGTGGTCGTTACCGCCCCAACAGGTCAGCCTGGAGGCAATTCTACCATTAGAATTAGAGGTGGATCTTCCCTGAGAGCAAGTAATGATCCTTTAATCGTTGTTGATGGAGTTCCTTTGACAAATAAATCAATTGATGGTTTTGCCAATCCTTTGGCCACTGTAAATCCTAATGACATTGAAACTTTTACGGTCTTAAAGGATGCTTCGGCAACTGCTATTTATGGTTCAAGAGCCTCAAACGGAGTAATCTTAATTACTACCAAAAGAGGTAGCTCAGGACAGGATTTGCAAGTGAGCTATAATGGAAACCTCTCATTAGGCGTGCCTATTGAGTATACAGACGTGTACTCTGGAGAGGAGTTCAGACAGGTAGTAGCTAATCATACGGTGGACCCTTCGATTACCACTCCGCTCTTAGGTAATGGCAACACAGATTGGCAAAATGAAGTCTATAGAAATGCTATATCTACTGATCATAATGTAAGTTTGACAGGTTCATTGAATTCCATGCCCTATAGAGCTTCGGTAGGATATACCAACCAGAATGGTATGCTGAAGGAATCTAACATGGAAAGAACAACTCTTTCTATTGGTGCAAGTCCAAGTTTACTCGATGGTGATTTGACCTTTGATATCAATTTGAAGGGAATGTTGACAGACAACAACTTTTCAAATGACGGTGCTATTGGTGCATCTACCAGTTTCGATCCTTCTCAATCTATTTATGATGAGAACTCTCCCTACGGTGGATACTTTACCTGGGTAAACGAGGTAGATGGTACGCCAAACTTCATTGCTACTGACAATCCGGTTGCTATGATCAATCAAAAAGACAATACGTCTCAAGTGGCTAGAAGTATAGGAAATGTGAGCACAACTTATAGAATGCCATTCTTACCTGAATTAAAAGCTGTGGTTAATGCCGGTTATGATTACTACAAGAGTGAAGGCACCGATAATACGGATTCTACTGCGGCTTTTTCATACAGAGAACCACAAAACAATGTGAAATCCTATGAAGTTATTGGTAAAAACGAGCTTCTGGATGCCTATTTGAACTATTCAAAAGACCTTAGTTCAATAGACAGCAAACTTGATGTAACCGCAGGCTACTCTTGGCAGCATTTTTATGAAGAAAAAGAAAACGCCAATAGACCTTGGGAAGCCAATGATTCAGGAGAATATATTGGCTCTGACACTACAGTAGATAAAACTGAGAGTTACCTTGTTTCCTTCTTTGGTCGTGTAAATTATACTTTCAAAGGAAAATATTTGGTGACAGGTACATTGAGAAGAGATGGTTCATCGAGATTCTCAGATGACAATCGGTGGGGCTTATTTCCATCTGTGGCTGTTGCCTGGCAGATGGGTGAAGAGTCATTTCTTCAAAGTGTGGATGCATTGGACGAGTTGAAAATCAGAGCAGGTTACGGAATCACTGGACAGCAAGATATCACAGATAATGATTATCCAGCGATTGCAAGTTACAATGGGAGTACGGCTAACTCACAATATGGATTTGGTGGTCAGTTGTATCAATTGTGGAAGCCTTTAGCTTATGACCCGAATATCAAATGGGAAGAGACCACTACCATAAACGCTGGTTTGGACTTTAGTTTCTTAGGAAATAGAATCTCAGGTTCATTCGATTACTACCAAAGAACTACAGACGATTTATTGAATGAGATACCGGTACCGGTAGGAACAAACTTTGCCAACAGAGTAGTAACTAACGTTGGATCTTTGGAAAATCAAGGTTATGAAATTTCCTTAAATGGTTATCCAATTTCAAATGGTAATATGAGCTGGCAAATTGGAGTGAATTTCTCGAAAAATACGAACAAGATTACCAAACTAACAGCATTCTCTGATCCAGACTACATAGGTTATGAAGTAGGTGAGATTGATGGAGGAAGTAACAACAGAGTTCAAATCAATAGTGTAGGATATCCTACCAACTCTTTCTATCTATTCCAACAAGTGTATGACAACGAGGGCATGCCTATCGAGGGTCTTTATGTAGATCGTTCGGGACAAGGAGGACAAGTAGACGGTAATGACTTGAATAGATACCATTTAGGTAATCCGGCTCCCGACTTTTTGATCGGTATTTCTTCAAGGTTTGCTTATAAAAACTTTGACTTCTCTTTTGCTGGTAGACTAAGTGTAGGCAATGATGTTTACAACAACATTGCTTCGAGCAAGGGGTTATATGCTAATCTATACAACCAGTCAGGTTACTTGTCTAACATCTCAACATTTGTGGAAGAGTCTCAATTCTTCAATGCACAATATAAGAGTGATTTCTATCTGGAAGATGGATCATTTTTCAGAATGGACAACATCAGTGCGGGTTATAACTTCCCTAAAGTATTTTCTGACAAGATCACAGCCCGTGTAAGCTTTACGGTCCAAAATGCATTCCTGATCACTAATTATTCAGGCCTGGATCCTGAGATCAATGATGCATTAGCACCAGGTATAGATAAGAATGTTTATCCACGACCTAGAACATATGTACTGGGAGTTAATTTCAACTTTTAA
- a CDS encoding LacI family DNA-binding transcriptional regulator, with protein MKSSQVTIKDLAKALGVSPSTVSRALNDHPDISPETKKEVNDLAKQLNYEPNVVAQNLRSQKTNTIGVIIPEIVHFFFSTVISGIEEVAYKAGYTVMFCQTSESFEREVKDTKALLNQRIDGLIVSFSKETQNFEHFQEVAKKIPVVLFDRETDELNVSKIVVDDYDGAAMATQHLINQKSKRIAHLAGPDNLTIGAERKKGYQDTLKKNNMKVDPDYILPCFRGTLDEGFHAMQRLLDLPQPPDAVFCTNDTAAYGAMKAIKEAGLEIPKDIAIVGFSNWQFSSLIEPQLTTVSQPGVDMGRAAAKRLIAELQDKELREQPIRQVLKTDLIIRKSSKRP; from the coding sequence ATGAAAAGTAGTCAAGTAACAATCAAGGACTTAGCCAAAGCGTTGGGGGTTTCCCCCTCTACAGTTTCTCGTGCCTTAAATGACCACCCAGACATTAGCCCAGAAACGAAAAAGGAAGTCAATGACCTCGCCAAGCAATTGAACTACGAGCCTAATGTAGTGGCTCAAAACCTGCGAAGCCAAAAAACAAATACGATCGGGGTTATCATACCGGAAATTGTGCATTTCTTCTTTTCAACGGTGATTTCGGGTATTGAAGAGGTAGCTTACAAAGCTGGCTACACCGTGATGTTTTGTCAAACGAGTGAATCCTTTGAACGTGAAGTAAAAGACACCAAAGCTTTACTCAATCAACGAATTGATGGATTGATCGTCTCCTTTTCTAAGGAAACTCAAAACTTCGAACACTTTCAGGAAGTAGCCAAAAAGATACCTGTCGTACTGTTTGACCGTGAAACCGATGAACTGAATGTTAGTAAGATTGTGGTGGATGACTATGATGGAGCCGCGATGGCTACCCAACATTTGATCAATCAAAAAAGTAAGCGTATCGCCCATTTGGCTGGACCAGACAATCTAACCATCGGAGCAGAGCGTAAAAAAGGCTATCAGGATACCTTGAAGAAAAACAACATGAAAGTGGACCCTGACTATATTCTACCCTGTTTCCGCGGCACGTTGGATGAAGGCTTTCACGCCATGCAGAGACTTTTGGATTTACCTCAACCGCCCGATGCTGTATTCTGCACCAACGATACTGCAGCTTACGGGGCGATGAAAGCCATCAAAGAAGCAGGATTAGAAATACCAAAAGACATTGCTATTGTCGGCTTTAGCAATTGGCAATTTTCCTCACTCATAGAGCCTCAACTGACTACGGTCTCACAACCTGGTGTGGACATGGGGAGAGCGGCGGCCAAGCGACTAATTGCCGAACTTCAAGACAAAGAATTAAGAGAACAACCCATCCGTCAAGTGCTAAAAACGGACCTCATTATCCGAAAGTCTTCCAAACGTCCTTAA
- a CDS encoding glycoside hydrolase family 31 protein: MIVEERKNIRTNGTLVRGSLLSYQLDAFGFYGRTDSENICLEVYEEGMIRVRISKKEKFDNFHYALDKNLSQKSIDYLEKEDSIVISTGKVEVSIMKAPFRLVFRNEKGEIINEDDASFGTSWIGEQVTTYKKLQPDEKFIGLGEKTGPLNKKGHGFQNWNTDHFGYGANTDPLYCSIPFYMGIHSNMAYGIYLNNSYKTHFNFGASNNRFSSFSADAGDMDYFFMHYDSVNEIIGAYSRLTGKMSLPPKWSLGYQQCRYSYYPEAEVLNTAQNFRDKEIPADVIVLDIHYMEKYKIFTWDKERFPCPETMINKLKDLGFKVVVMCDPGIKVEKGYSSYEDGLEKDVFIKYPDGTNYEGEVWPGWCHFPDFTKPETRDWWTKQLQSYSDIGIEGFWNDMNEIATWGQSLPELIEFDFDGEKGTTRNARNIYGLMMAKSTWEGAKENLAGKRPFNLTRAGFAGIQKYAAVWTGDNVASDEHMLLGMRMLNSMGLSGVPFAGFDAGGFIGNASENLFARWISMAAFTPFFRGHSNVNTKSSEPWTHGEHTEEISRNYISLRYRLMPYVYAAFYEASETGTPVNRSLAIDYTFDDNIYKTAYENEFLFGESILVAPVSSEKEIEKIYFPNGEWYDLFTDEKYSGNKETLVECPMEKLPVFAKASAIIPVQSQVYSNQERPNEQLEIHLYKGAENNSFLYYEDDGDSFAFESGEYYKRSIVYHPQTNRLTFGSVQGSFDSVFNEVKLYFHGFENEELTSLAIDREDYHFISPLSNFDPIATDLHQDYKIKHLPYTTFKLKNNEFSINWK; this comes from the coding sequence ATGATTGTTGAAGAGAGAAAAAATATAAGGACCAACGGCACACTCGTTCGAGGGTCATTATTATCTTATCAGCTGGACGCCTTCGGCTTCTATGGCCGTACTGATTCCGAAAACATATGCCTCGAAGTATATGAAGAAGGAATGATCCGAGTAAGGATTTCTAAAAAGGAGAAGTTTGATAATTTCCATTACGCACTAGATAAAAATCTCAGCCAGAAGTCTATCGATTATCTGGAAAAGGAAGATAGCATTGTCATATCTACTGGCAAGGTGGAGGTTTCTATCATGAAAGCACCCTTTCGTCTGGTTTTCAGAAATGAGAAAGGTGAGATCATAAATGAAGATGACGCCTCCTTCGGCACTTCCTGGATAGGCGAACAAGTCACTACCTACAAAAAATTACAACCTGACGAAAAATTTATTGGACTAGGCGAAAAGACCGGTCCGCTCAATAAAAAGGGCCACGGCTTTCAAAACTGGAATACAGATCACTTTGGGTATGGAGCTAATACCGACCCATTATACTGTTCTATCCCATTCTATATGGGCATCCACAGCAACATGGCCTATGGCATCTACCTCAACAACTCTTACAAGACACACTTCAACTTCGGTGCGTCGAACAATCGTTTCTCTAGTTTCTCTGCGGATGCAGGAGATATGGATTACTTTTTCATGCACTATGATTCAGTAAATGAAATTATAGGAGCTTACAGCCGTTTGACGGGTAAAATGAGCCTTCCTCCTAAATGGTCTCTGGGCTACCAGCAGTGCAGATACAGTTATTATCCTGAAGCCGAAGTGCTCAACACGGCTCAAAATTTCAGAGACAAAGAAATTCCTGCGGATGTGATTGTATTGGACATCCATTACATGGAGAAATACAAAATATTCACTTGGGACAAGGAAAGATTTCCCTGCCCCGAAACCATGATCAACAAATTAAAAGATCTAGGTTTTAAAGTGGTGGTGATGTGTGATCCAGGTATTAAAGTGGAAAAAGGTTATTCTTCTTATGAAGACGGTCTGGAAAAAGACGTATTCATTAAGTACCCCGATGGTACCAACTATGAAGGCGAAGTGTGGCCGGGATGGTGTCATTTCCCTGACTTCACGAAACCTGAAACCAGAGACTGGTGGACAAAACAACTCCAATCATACAGCGACATAGGAATAGAAGGCTTCTGGAATGATATGAATGAGATCGCCACTTGGGGACAATCCTTACCAGAACTCATAGAGTTCGACTTTGACGGGGAAAAAGGAACCACACGAAATGCCCGAAATATTTATGGCCTTATGATGGCCAAAAGCACCTGGGAAGGCGCCAAAGAAAACTTGGCAGGCAAAAGACCATTCAATCTCACCCGGGCAGGTTTTGCAGGCATTCAAAAATATGCTGCCGTTTGGACTGGCGATAACGTCGCCTCTGATGAGCATATGCTTTTAGGTATGCGCATGCTTAATAGCATGGGACTTTCTGGTGTTCCATTCGCAGGGTTTGATGCCGGCGGATTTATCGGAAATGCATCAGAAAACCTCTTTGCCAGATGGATTTCAATGGCGGCCTTTACGCCATTCTTTAGAGGACATTCGAATGTAAATACCAAATCAAGTGAGCCTTGGACGCATGGGGAACATACAGAAGAAATCTCAAGAAACTATATCAGTCTTCGTTATCGGTTGATGCCTTATGTGTATGCTGCATTTTATGAGGCTAGTGAGACAGGTACGCCTGTTAATCGTTCGCTGGCCATCGATTATACTTTCGATGACAATATTTACAAGACGGCTTACGAAAATGAATTCCTTTTTGGAGAGTCTATTCTTGTAGCTCCTGTATCAAGTGAGAAAGAAATAGAAAAAATTTACTTCCCTAATGGTGAATGGTATGATCTATTCACAGACGAAAAATACAGCGGTAACAAAGAAACATTAGTTGAATGTCCGATGGAAAAGCTGCCGGTATTCGCTAAAGCCTCTGCCATTATTCCAGTTCAGTCGCAGGTCTATAGCAACCAAGAAAGACCTAACGAGCAACTGGAAATCCATCTTTATAAAGGAGCAGAGAACAATAGTTTTCTCTACTATGAAGATGATGGCGATTCCTTTGCTTTTGAAAGCGGTGAATATTACAAAAGAAGCATTGTTTACCACCCGCAGACAAACCGCTTGACTTTTGGCTCTGTGCAAGGGAGCTTTGATAGCGTGTTTAATGAGGTGAAATTATACTTCCATGGCTTTGAGAATGAAGAGCTAACTTCATTAGCTATCGATCGTGAAGATTACCACTTCATTTCGCCGTTATCTAATTTTGATCCGATTGCTACAGATCTTCATCAAGATTATAAAATTAAGCACCTACCCTATACCACATTCAAACTTAAAAACAACGAATTTTCAATCAATTGGAAATAA
- a CDS encoding glycoside hydrolase family 97 protein, with protein MKKILLFALALNLIGCGVDQSEKNKTALSSPEDKLSMQFYLEADGTPGYWANYGEKIIVDSSRLGFELGDNISLKNGFELVNVQTSSFDETWEQPWGEQRLIRNNYNELKVELVNANQIKLNIIFRLFDDGIGFRYEFPEQEKLKEFEIMDELTEFNLSDDHDAWSIPAYAGNRYEYLYKKAPVSEFEMVHTPLTIEGKNGLFFHMHEAALYDYPSMVVKNVGGTKLKCDLVPYSKTNPIKAYLKAPFSTPWRTIQVGETPGDLITNYMILNLNEPSKIEDTSWIKPGKYIGVWWEMFINLGTWHQGPKHAANTENVKKYIDFAAANGFSGVLVEGWNYGWDGNWMGGGTKFEFSKPYPDYDIEFLSKYAADKGVYIIGHHETGADTENYDEQLEDAYQFLEDHGMKAVKTGYVENGDTLPNGIYHHGQYFVQHFQRVIEMGAKHKTMIVAHEPIKDTGKRRTWPNMVSREGAKGQEYNAMGGSPTDHVVTIPFTRSLSGPFDYTPGVFDIRIKTSPDQVKTTIGKELALYTIIYAPMMMANDLPENYEGHPAFEYIKAVPTDWETTQVIDGKIGDFVTIARQERETDNWFVGTITDENPRAFKLSLDFLKEGVTYNATIYADGEGCHYVDNPTSYQINEMEVTKATILDMKLAAGGGAALSLYPKN; from the coding sequence ATGAAAAAAATACTACTATTTGCTCTCGCACTAAACCTCATCGGTTGCGGTGTGGATCAATCTGAGAAAAACAAAACTGCCCTTTCTTCGCCAGAGGACAAACTCTCCATGCAGTTTTACCTTGAGGCTGATGGCACACCCGGATACTGGGCTAATTACGGAGAGAAAATCATCGTAGACAGTTCCAGACTAGGCTTTGAACTCGGAGATAACATCAGCCTGAAAAATGGATTTGAACTCGTCAATGTTCAAACTTCGAGCTTTGACGAAACCTGGGAACAACCCTGGGGTGAACAACGATTGATCAGAAACAACTACAACGAATTGAAAGTTGAATTGGTCAACGCGAATCAAATCAAACTGAATATCATCTTCCGTTTATTCGACGATGGTATAGGCTTCAGATATGAATTTCCTGAGCAGGAAAAGCTGAAGGAGTTTGAAATCATGGACGAGTTGACTGAATTCAACTTATCTGACGATCACGACGCCTGGTCGATTCCAGCCTACGCAGGCAATAGGTACGAGTACTTGTACAAAAAAGCGCCAGTTTCAGAATTCGAAATGGTACACACTCCCCTAACTATCGAAGGGAAAAACGGTCTGTTCTTTCATATGCATGAAGCGGCATTGTACGACTACCCAAGTATGGTGGTGAAAAATGTAGGTGGTACCAAACTGAAGTGCGATTTGGTTCCTTACAGCAAAACCAATCCAATTAAAGCTTATTTGAAGGCTCCATTCTCTACGCCATGGAGAACCATTCAAGTAGGTGAAACGCCAGGTGATTTGATTACTAACTACATGATTTTGAACTTGAATGAGCCAAGCAAAATCGAAGACACTTCCTGGATCAAACCAGGCAAATACATCGGCGTTTGGTGGGAAATGTTCATCAACCTCGGCACCTGGCACCAAGGCCCAAAGCATGCCGCCAATACCGAAAACGTAAAGAAATACATCGACTTTGCAGCAGCCAATGGCTTCTCAGGTGTACTAGTCGAAGGCTGGAACTACGGCTGGGACGGCAACTGGATGGGTGGCGGCACCAAGTTCGAATTTTCTAAACCGTATCCGGACTACGACATCGAATTCCTAAGTAAGTATGCCGCAGACAAAGGCGTTTACATCATCGGTCATCACGAGACTGGTGCAGATACCGAAAACTACGATGAGCAGCTAGAAGACGCTTATCAGTTCCTAGAGGATCATGGCATGAAGGCAGTAAAAACGGGTTATGTAGAAAATGGAGACACTTTGCCGAATGGCATTTACCATCATGGTCAGTATTTCGTACAGCACTTTCAGCGGGTAATAGAAATGGGTGCTAAACACAAAACCATGATCGTCGCCCACGAACCGATCAAAGACACTGGCAAAAGAAGAACCTGGCCCAATATGGTCTCTCGAGAAGGCGCCAAAGGGCAAGAATACAATGCCATGGGTGGCAGCCCAACGGATCATGTGGTTACTATTCCATTTACAAGATCATTATCAGGTCCATTCGATTACACACCGGGTGTGTTTGACATCAGAATCAAAACCAGTCCCGATCAGGTAAAAACGACTATTGGAAAAGAACTGGCATTATACACCATCATCTATGCACCGATGATGATGGCCAATGACCTTCCAGAAAACTACGAAGGTCATCCTGCTTTTGAGTACATCAAAGCAGTACCCACAGATTGGGAAACTACTCAAGTCATTGATGGGAAAATTGGTGATTTTGTGACGATCGCTCGTCAAGAACGTGAAACAGACAACTGGTTTGTAGGAACGATTACCGATGAGAACCCAAGAGCATTTAAATTGTCGCTGGATTTCTTGAAGGAAGGTGTAACCTACAATGCAACCATTTATGCGGATGGAGAAGGTTGTCATTATGTAGACAACCCAACTTCTTATCAAATCAATGAAATGGAAGTAACGAAAGCCACTATATTAGATATGAAATTGGCTGCCGGTGGTGGTGCAGCCCTCAGCCTATACCCTAAGAACTAA
- a CDS encoding alpha-amylase family glycosyl hydrolase, which yields MTKIQVIAIILLASLSFLFACEPTEQKAVEPVVTFPERAADMTVYEVNIRQYTPEGTINAFAEHLPRLKELGVEMLWIMPVQPIGKEKRKGSLGSYYSISDYSEVNPEFGTLEDFKALVKKVHEMDMTIILDWVPNHTAWDHPWIQSNPEYYAKDSLGNITYEADWEDIALLDHTNESTRQSMIEEMKFWITKTDIDGFRCDHAAHEIPLYFWEEARAALDPLKDLFWLAEWDEPRLHSNFHASYSWELLHLTEHVAKGEKTAHDIDQFINKDLALYGKNPFRMTITTNHDENSWAGTVFERYGDGHQAFATFIFTAYGFPMIYSGQEVGLDKRLLFFEKDTINWEDPKNLTPFYQQLVQLKKDNEALWNGGYGGTPQRINNDEWIYAFSREKNGNQVIGLINMSGEKQTFNLTDETASGTYSDTFTKVSYTLAKDQPIEMEPWQYLIFEKN from the coding sequence ATGACAAAGATTCAAGTTATCGCCATCATCCTTTTGGCTTCTTTAAGCTTCCTGTTTGCCTGTGAGCCAACGGAACAAAAAGCAGTAGAACCAGTCGTTACGTTCCCAGAGCGTGCAGCTGACATGACTGTATATGAAGTCAATATTCGTCAGTATACGCCAGAAGGCACCATCAATGCTTTTGCAGAGCATCTTCCAAGATTGAAAGAATTGGGTGTAGAGATGCTTTGGATCATGCCGGTGCAGCCCATAGGAAAGGAAAAGAGAAAAGGATCATTAGGAAGTTACTATTCTATTTCGGATTACTCAGAAGTCAACCCTGAGTTTGGCACACTGGAAGACTTCAAAGCCCTCGTCAAAAAAGTGCATGAAATGGACATGACGATCATCCTGGATTGGGTACCGAATCACACAGCCTGGGATCATCCTTGGATCCAATCCAATCCTGAGTATTACGCCAAAGACAGCTTAGGCAACATCACCTATGAGGCGGATTGGGAAGACATCGCCCTACTCGATCACACCAATGAAAGCACGCGCCAAAGCATGATCGAAGAAATGAAGTTTTGGATTACCAAAACGGATATCGATGGCTTCCGATGCGATCATGCGGCTCATGAGATTCCGCTATATTTCTGGGAAGAAGCCAGAGCTGCCTTAGACCCGCTAAAGGATTTGTTTTGGTTGGCCGAATGGGATGAGCCTAGACTGCATAGCAACTTTCATGCGTCTTACTCTTGGGAGCTGTTGCACTTAACAGAGCATGTCGCCAAAGGCGAAAAGACCGCGCATGACATTGACCAATTCATCAATAAAGATTTGGCATTGTATGGTAAGAACCCATTTCGTATGACGATTACAACCAACCACGACGAAAACTCATGGGCAGGAACAGTCTTCGAAAGATACGGCGACGGACATCAGGCTTTTGCTACTTTTATCTTCACGGCCTATGGTTTTCCTATGATCTATAGCGGGCAGGAAGTAGGGCTGGACAAACGGCTACTCTTTTTCGAAAAGGACACCATCAACTGGGAGGACCCTAAAAACTTGACTCCCTTCTATCAGCAGCTGGTGCAATTGAAAAAAGACAATGAAGCCCTCTGGAATGGCGGTTACGGAGGCACACCTCAGCGTATCAACAACGACGAATGGATTTATGCTTTCAGCAGAGAGAAAAACGGCAATCAGGTGATTGGCTTGATTAATATGTCCGGTGAAAAGCAAACTTTTAACCTGACAGATGAAACCGCTTCTGGCACGTATTCAGATACTTTTACCAAAGTGTCGTATACCTTGGCCAAAGACCAACCAATCGAAATGGAGCCTTGGCAGTATTTAATTTTTGAGAAGAACTAA